From Alcaligenes faecalis, the proteins below share one genomic window:
- the recQ gene encoding DNA helicase RecQ — translation MAQSALEVLQEVFGYDSFRGSQHEIIETLIQGGDALVLMPTGGGKSLCYQIPALVRPGTGVVVSPLIALMQDQVDALNELGVNAAYLNSTQDWQTAREVEREFLTGQLDLLYVAPERLLTDRCLDLLARGQISLFAIDEAHCVSQWGHDFRPEYLGLDLLAQRWPGVPRVALTATATQLTRVEIAQRLKLEEARHFVASFDRPNICYRIIEKNEVRKQLLSFIQEEHSGDAGIVYCLSRSRVEDTAEFLCKNGIHALPYHAGLDAQQRAINQARFLREEGVVMVATIAFGMGVNKPDVRFVAHIDLPKSVEGYYQETGRAGRDGEAATAWLAYGLQDVVQLYRMINQSQGDAAHRRQQGQALDAMLGLCETISCRRQRLLAYFDQQIEPCGNCDTCLEAPEAWDGTVAAQKMLSTIYRLWRERGQRFGAGHLIDILLGKLTDRVKEHEHDKLTVFGVGKELTDQAWRGVLRQLLAHSLVTVDPEGYGTLLLTDASREVLKGERTLMLRRETVTCGPAAHRVKGQAPAGPALEPDQQRRFEALRAWRAATAREHGVPAYVIFHDATLREVAIRCPSSEADLEPITGIGVRKREAYGEALLRCVQEFQTQ, via the coding sequence ATGGCCCAGTCAGCACTTGAGGTTCTTCAGGAAGTTTTTGGTTATGACAGTTTTCGTGGCTCTCAGCACGAGATTATCGAGACCCTGATCCAAGGCGGTGACGCCCTGGTCTTGATGCCCACCGGCGGCGGCAAGTCGCTGTGTTACCAGATTCCTGCTTTGGTGCGCCCCGGCACCGGCGTAGTCGTGTCCCCCTTGATCGCCCTGATGCAGGATCAGGTAGACGCGCTCAATGAATTGGGCGTGAACGCCGCCTATCTGAACTCCACCCAGGATTGGCAGACCGCCCGCGAGGTCGAGCGCGAATTTCTGACGGGGCAGCTGGATCTGCTCTATGTGGCGCCCGAGCGCCTGCTGACAGACCGCTGCCTGGATTTACTGGCTCGTGGTCAGATTTCCCTGTTTGCCATTGACGAAGCCCACTGCGTATCGCAATGGGGCCATGACTTCCGCCCGGAGTATCTGGGCCTGGATTTGCTGGCTCAGCGCTGGCCGGGTGTGCCACGGGTCGCCTTGACGGCAACTGCCACTCAGTTGACGCGGGTAGAAATTGCCCAGCGCCTGAAGCTGGAAGAGGCCCGGCATTTTGTCGCCAGTTTTGATCGCCCCAATATTTGCTATCGCATTATCGAAAAGAACGAGGTGCGCAAGCAGCTTTTGAGCTTCATTCAGGAAGAACACTCGGGCGATGCGGGGATTGTGTATTGTCTGTCGCGCTCGCGCGTGGAAGATACGGCCGAGTTTCTGTGCAAGAACGGTATCCATGCCTTGCCCTACCATGCGGGGCTGGATGCGCAGCAACGCGCCATCAACCAGGCCCGCTTTCTTCGAGAAGAAGGGGTGGTCATGGTGGCGACCATTGCGTTTGGCATGGGCGTCAACAAACCGGATGTGCGTTTTGTGGCCCACATCGACCTGCCCAAATCGGTAGAGGGGTATTACCAGGAAACCGGACGGGCAGGGCGCGATGGTGAAGCGGCTACGGCATGGCTGGCCTATGGCCTGCAAGACGTGGTGCAGTTGTACCGCATGATTAACCAGTCGCAGGGCGATGCGGCCCACCGACGCCAGCAAGGCCAGGCGCTGGATGCCATGTTGGGTCTGTGCGAAACCATTTCCTGCCGCCGTCAGCGCTTGCTGGCGTATTTCGATCAGCAGATCGAGCCTTGCGGTAATTGCGATACTTGCCTGGAAGCACCGGAAGCCTGGGACGGTACGGTGGCCGCGCAAAAAATGCTGTCCACTATCTATAGATTGTGGCGCGAGCGTGGTCAGCGTTTCGGGGCCGGGCACCTGATCGACATCTTGCTGGGCAAGCTGACGGATCGTGTCAAAGAGCACGAGCACGACAAGCTCACCGTCTTTGGTGTGGGCAAGGAATTGACCGACCAGGCTTGGCGCGGGGTGCTGCGCCAGTTGCTGGCACACAGTCTGGTTACCGTTGATCCGGAAGGCTACGGTACCTTGTTGTTGACCGATGCCAGCCGTGAAGTGCTCAAAGGCGAGCGCACCTTAATGTTGCGGCGCGAAACCGTAACATGCGGACCGGCTGCTCACCGAGTAAAAGGTCAGGCGCCTGCCGGGCCTGCTCTGGAACCCGATCAACAGCGACGGTTCGAGGCTTTGCGTGCTTGGCGGGCGGCTACCGCACGCGAGCATGGCGTCCCCGCCTATGTCATTTTCCATGACGCGACTTTGCGCGAAGTGGCCATCCGCTGCCCCAGCTCAGAGGCTGATCTGGAGCCGATTACAGGCATTGGCGTACGCAAAAGAGAAGCCTACGGCGAGGCTTTGCTGCGCTGCGTTCAAGAGTTCCAGACGCAATAG